One genomic region from Ornithinimicrobium flavum encodes:
- a CDS encoding rhomboid family intramembrane serine protease codes for MTTWRPADPPARAGSPAWVRRLVPVVVLLALMWVTETVDQVAPVSLDQFGIRPRDPGHLQGIVLSPFLHLGFSHLISNTVVLLVLGSLLALTTRHLWSVTVGVVLLSGLGVWVFGGPGTVHIGASGVVYGYAAFLAVYGFVARRLGQALVGVLVVLVYGSMIWGVLPVQQGVSWQAHLFGAVAGVLLAVRQGRLDRAAARR; via the coding sequence GTGACCACGTGGAGACCCGCCGACCCGCCTGCCCGGGCCGGCTCGCCCGCCTGGGTCCGCCGCCTGGTCCCGGTCGTCGTGCTGCTCGCCCTCATGTGGGTGACCGAGACGGTCGACCAGGTGGCCCCGGTGAGCCTGGACCAGTTCGGCATCCGCCCGCGCGACCCGGGCCACCTGCAGGGGATCGTGCTCAGCCCGTTCCTGCACCTCGGGTTCAGCCATCTCATCAGCAACACGGTGGTGCTGCTGGTGCTGGGCTCTCTGCTGGCGCTGACCACCCGGCACCTGTGGTCGGTCACGGTGGGGGTCGTGCTGCTCAGCGGCCTGGGGGTGTGGGTGTTCGGCGGGCCGGGGACGGTGCACATCGGGGCCAGCGGGGTCGTCTACGGGTATGCCGCCTTCCTCGCCGTCTACGGCTTCGTCGCGCGGCGCCTCGGGCAGGCCCTGGTCGGGGTGCTCGTCGTGCTCGTCTACGGGTCGATGATCTGGGGGGTGCTGCCCGTGCAGCAGGGGGTCTCCTGGCAGGCCCACCTCTTCGGCGCCGTGGCCGGGGTGCTCCTGGCCGTGCGTCAGGGCCGGCTCGACCGCGCCGCCGCCCGCCGCTGA
- a CDS encoding MFS transporter, producing the protein MLLSFPVALFPMINEELFAGDPRTLGLFMSALAVGGAAAGLVSGLVSRSDRLGRVQLLAVGVWGLAMLALGLGALGGVVWVVLGALVVAGATDVASVTSRAATVQLATPDSHLGRVSAVEHVVGVAGPDLGNARAGLVAGLTTPAVAAVLGGALCLAVTGWVALTHREVARFRVRRG; encoded by the coding sequence ATGCTCCTGTCCTTCCCGGTCGCCCTCTTCCCGATGATCAACGAGGAGCTCTTCGCCGGGGACCCGCGCACGCTCGGTCTGTTCATGAGCGCGCTCGCCGTCGGTGGGGCCGCCGCCGGCCTGGTCTCGGGCCTGGTGTCCCGCAGCGACCGGCTGGGCCGGGTCCAGCTGCTCGCCGTTGGGGTGTGGGGCCTGGCGATGCTCGCCCTCGGGCTCGGGGCGCTGGGCGGCGTGGTCTGGGTCGTGCTGGGCGCCCTCGTGGTGGCCGGTGCGACGGACGTGGCGTCGGTCACCTCCCGCGCCGCGACGGTGCAGCTGGCCACCCCGGACAGCCACCTGGGACGGGTCAGCGCCGTGGAGCACGTCGTCGGCGTGGCCGGCCCAGACCTCGGCAACGCCCGGGCGGGCCTCGTCGCCGGGCTGACGACGCCGGCGGTCGCGGCGGTGCTCGGGGGTGCCCTGTGCCTGGCCGTGACCGGGTGGGTGGCGCTGACGCACCGGGAGGTGGCGCGCTTCCGGGTGCGCCGGGGCTGA
- a CDS encoding LLM class flavin-dependent oxidoreductase, with protein sequence MKRIGFLSFGHWTPHPQSATRSAADVLHQSIDLAVAAEELGADGAYFRVHHFARQLASPFPLLAAVGARTRRIEIGTGVIDMRYENPLSMVEDAGAADLISGGRLQLGISRGSPEQVIEGYRHFGHHPAEGETDAGMARRHTATFLQALEGEGFAEPNPRPMFPNPPGLLRLEPHSEGLRERIWWGAGSRATARWAAEQGMNLMSSTLLTEDAGIPFHQLQAEQIQLFTQAWAEAGHDRAPRTSVSRSIFPLVTEQDHAYFGLERRSSDQVGMLEGGRATFGRTYAAEPDQLVTQLAQDEAVAAADTLLLTVPNQLGVDYCAHVIEQVLHVAAELGWR encoded by the coding sequence ATGAAGCGCATCGGCTTTCTGTCCTTCGGCCACTGGACACCCCACCCCCAGTCGGCCACCCGCTCCGCCGCGGACGTGCTGCACCAGTCGATCGACCTGGCGGTCGCCGCGGAGGAGCTGGGGGCCGACGGCGCCTACTTCCGGGTGCACCACTTCGCCCGGCAGCTGGCCTCCCCCTTCCCGCTGCTCGCCGCGGTCGGGGCACGGACGCGGCGGATCGAGATCGGCACGGGCGTGATTGACATGCGCTACGAGAACCCCCTCTCCATGGTGGAGGACGCCGGCGCCGCCGACCTCATCTCCGGGGGCCGCCTCCAGCTGGGCATCAGCCGCGGGTCGCCGGAGCAGGTGATCGAGGGCTACCGGCACTTCGGCCACCACCCCGCCGAGGGGGAGACCGACGCGGGCATGGCGCGACGGCATACCGCCACCTTCCTGCAGGCCCTGGAGGGCGAGGGCTTCGCCGAGCCCAACCCCCGCCCGATGTTCCCCAACCCGCCCGGTCTGCTGCGGCTCGAGCCGCACTCGGAAGGGCTGCGGGAGCGGATCTGGTGGGGCGCGGGCTCGCGGGCCACCGCGCGGTGGGCCGCCGAGCAGGGGATGAACCTCATGAGCTCGACCCTGCTCACCGAGGACGCCGGGATCCCCTTCCATCAGCTGCAGGCGGAGCAGATCCAGCTCTTCACACAGGCGTGGGCGGAGGCCGGGCACGACCGGGCACCCCGCACCTCGGTGTCCCGCAGCATCTTCCCCCTCGTCACCGAGCAGGACCACGCCTACTTCGGGCTGGAGCGCCGCAGCTCCGACCAGGTCGGCATGCTCGAGGGCGGACGCGCCACCTTCGGCAGGACGTATGCGGCCGAGCCGGACCAGCTCGTGACCCAGCTGGCCCAGGACGAGGCCGTGGCCGCCGCGGACACCCTGCTGCTCACGGTGCCGAACCAGCTGGGCGTCGACTACTGCGCCCACGTGATCGAGCAGGTCCTGCACGTGGCCGCGGAGCTCGGCTGGCGCTGA
- a CDS encoding MFS transporter, translating into MLHALVDLAPLRVSAPYRRLWVSGVLGGVGHQVAVVAVLLQVWESTRNPFWVGAIGLVQAVPMIVLGLLGGPLADVLDRRVVALWSTTGQAVVALALAGQLLLGPAPLPVLLGLISLQTACNAVGAPSRRTFVVRLLPRELVAAGVTLHMIAFQIGVLVGPALGGVLVAATSPPAGYLVNALTLVVSWWAVLRLPPMPPLREPADPREPADPREPADPREPAEPREPAEPSPPSVGPGRRDTRAARYGAAPDARGPCSPRGSRWSCGTGCSAGPSCSTSPRCSCPSRSPSSR; encoded by the coding sequence GTGCTGCACGCCCTGGTGGACCTGGCCCCCCTGCGGGTCAGCGCCCCCTACCGGCGGCTGTGGGTGAGCGGCGTGCTGGGCGGGGTGGGGCACCAGGTCGCGGTCGTGGCCGTCCTGCTGCAGGTCTGGGAGAGCACCCGCAACCCCTTCTGGGTCGGGGCGATCGGTCTGGTCCAGGCGGTCCCGATGATCGTCCTCGGGCTGCTCGGCGGGCCCCTGGCCGACGTGCTCGACCGCCGGGTCGTGGCGCTCTGGTCGACCACCGGCCAGGCCGTCGTCGCCCTGGCGCTGGCCGGGCAGCTACTGCTGGGGCCGGCGCCCCTGCCGGTCCTGCTCGGCCTGATCTCGCTGCAGACGGCGTGCAACGCCGTGGGTGCTCCGTCGCGACGCACCTTCGTGGTCCGGCTGCTCCCGCGCGAGCTGGTCGCCGCCGGCGTCACGCTGCACATGATCGCCTTCCAGATCGGGGTGCTGGTGGGGCCTGCGCTCGGCGGGGTGCTCGTCGCCGCGACCAGCCCCCCGGCGGGCTACCTCGTCAACGCGCTGACACTCGTCGTCTCCTGGTGGGCGGTGCTGCGGCTCCCGCCGATGCCGCCGCTGCGCGAACCCGCGGACCCGCGCGAGCCCGCCGACCCGCGCGAGCCCGCCGACCCGCGCGAGCCCGCAGAGCCGCGGGAGCCCGCCGAGCCGTCGCCGCCGTCGGTCGGGCCGGGCCGTCGCGACACCCGCGCGGCCCGGTATGGCGCCGCACCCGACGCGCGGGGTCCCTGCTCACCGAGGGGGTCGCGCTGGTCGTGCGGGACCGGGTGCTCCGCGGGTCCTTCCTGCTCGACCTCGCCGCGATGCTCCTGTCCTTCCCGGTCGCCCTCTTCCCGATGA
- a CDS encoding class I SAM-dependent methyltransferase, which produces MGTVKHWDRVADRYDAATALLERRLLARGRAWAVGRARGRVLEIGVGTGANLAHYDPGVRLTALDASSAMVDRASVKVGRGGPREVELLVADAGALPFDDAGFDAVVSTYVLCCVPDLDRVLAEALRVLRPGGDLLLADHVESSSWPVRLGQRALERVTVPAAEEHFTRRPVRVLPTDRVEVVATHRHTLGVMEAVHARRLDLSPPGSA; this is translated from the coding sequence GTGGGCACCGTCAAGCACTGGGACCGGGTGGCGGACAGGTATGACGCGGCCACCGCGCTCCTCGAGCGGCGGCTGCTCGCCCGGGGTCGGGCGTGGGCGGTGGGCCGGGCCCGGGGGCGGGTCCTGGAGATCGGCGTCGGGACTGGCGCGAACCTCGCCCACTACGACCCCGGCGTGCGCCTGACGGCCCTGGACGCGAGCAGCGCCATGGTCGACCGGGCGAGCGTTAAGGTGGGCCGGGGCGGCCCCCGGGAGGTGGAGCTGCTGGTCGCAGACGCCGGTGCGCTCCCCTTCGACGACGCCGGTTTCGACGCGGTGGTGTCGACCTACGTCCTGTGCTGCGTCCCCGACCTCGACCGGGTGCTGGCCGAGGCGCTGCGCGTGCTCCGGCCGGGGGGAGACCTGCTGCTGGCCGACCACGTCGAGTCCAGCTCCTGGCCGGTCCGGCTCGGCCAGCGCGCCCTGGAGCGGGTCACGGTCCCCGCGGCGGAGGAGCACTTCACGCGCCGGCCGGTGCGGGTGCTGCCGACCGACCGCGTGGAGGTGGTCGCGACGCACCGCCACACCCTCGGGGTGATGGAGGCGGTGCACGCCCGACGTCTGGACCTCAGCCCACCCGGGTCGGCGTGA